The DNA region AAAAATAATCATTGATATTATCACCATTAGGAGAAAAAGCATTTGGAAAATATACTTTGCTCTCTTTTTTTACTACTAACTGGATAGTTGCAGTTGCAGAACATCCATTTTTATCAGTGACCGTAACTGTGATTATATCGTCATGATCTGCTGTGATCTCCGGATCCGGACAATTCGAACAAGATAATTGATCTGAAGGCGTCCATAGGATGCTGCTAATATCATTAGGATTTGAGAGGATCGTTAAATTCAATGTTTGTTTAGATCCGAAGAGTAATTCAATTTTTGGTGAAACTAATATTCTAACATCCCCTGTTTCAATAATATTAAATGCTACACTGTATTGACAGCCATTAGCATCTTCTACAATTAAATTATAATTTCCTGGGGCAAAGTCAATTGAAGCGATGTCATTAATAAAATTAGCTCCATTGTCAAGAGAATATTTATAAGGTGCTTTTCCACCTATAATTTGGTTTATAATTAATTTCCCATTATTTCGATTGCAACTTGATGAAACACTTTGGGTTGAAATGTTTCGAATTCTATTGGTATCCTCCAGAATATCTATAAAGCTGGAATTGCTGCATCCGCTTCGAGGATTGGTTATCGTACAGAAATAGCGACCTGGAATTTTTGTTGCAAATTGAGGAAGTGTATAATTGAAACCATTTGGTCCTGTCCATTTCATAGTAAAACCTTGCAAACTTGAAGAAGCTTTAACCGGTGCGCTGTTTCTAAGGCAAGTTATTGTATCGGCCGATAGACTTAAATCAGGTGTAATCGTATCAATACTGATTTGTACCATTTGAATTAATTTGCAATCTGCAGAATTGGTCACTGTGACAAAATAAGTACCTCCCATCTGAATCGTGGGATTTTTAAGTATACTACTAAAATTATTTGGACCACTCCAATTAAAGTTCAAATCGGTATCATTGCTATTTAGTGTTAAATTGATGGAGCTGCGTTTGCAATTTAAACTATCATCAGCTACTGTAAAAGTTGGAAGTTTTCGAATATCTTGAATCGAAACACTGTCGGAAGCAACACAACCGAAATCACTGGTAAGAACTACCCTGTAGGTACCTGGTTCGATTGCCACAATTGAGTCTGTATTTGCTGAAAAACCATTTGGTCCAATCCAAATAATTGTTTTAGGTTGATTGGTAGTTTGGATTTTTAAATTGACCGTACTGTCTTTACAACTAATAAAATTATTACTGGCGATCAAGTTTAACGCAGGGATATCTGCAAATTTTGAAATGAATATTTGCTTTATCGATTCGCAACCATTTGGATCGGTTACTTTTAAAGTGTACAATCCAGAATCTTGTATTTCTGGACGGGCCATGTTTGAAGTAAACCCATTCGGTCCTGTCCATTCAAAAATTACACCTTGTGTTGCAGATCCAGCCCGAATCATTAATTTTTGTTTAATACAAGTTAAGGTATCATCACTTGCAAATATGTCAGGGAGCTGATCTTTTTGAAATACAAAAATTGAATCTGTAAAGACACAGCCATTTGTTCCGATAATTGTCAAAACATAAAATCCACTTTTTGTGATGGTGGGATTTGCAAGATTTGAAACAAAATTATTTGGACCTGTCCATTGGATTGGAAGTCCAGCTGGACTGTTTAGTGCTCTGATAGATGCAGTGCTTTTGCATTGAATGGTGTCAGCTTCCAGTTGTGCGCTTGGTTTTACAAAATCTTCAACAATATTTAAAGTTTGAGTTTGAGTGCATCCATTTGATCCAGTAATCTGGAGCGTGTAATTACCCCCTGTAGTTAACATAGGATATTTTAGTGAACTAGTAAAGTTTGAGGGTCCAGACCAATTGAATTTGGTAATAGTGGAATCTACTGTAACTCCCGGAATAACAGCCGTCCGTATGCAATTTAATGTATCCCCTGAAATTTGAAGTGAAGGCACAGCCTTGTCTTCTGCAATAGCGATGTCGATTGTATTCGTACATCCATTAAATCCAGTCACAGTTAATTTATATGTTCCTTTTTCAGTTACCACTGGATTTAATTGTTGACTGACAAATCCATTTGGTCCAGTCCAGGAAATCGTTTCAACCGTGGAACTTGTAAGTTTTAATATCAGGCTATCTTTAGTGCAGGTTAAGGTATCAGGAAATCCGGATAAACTTGGGATTGAAACATCTTTAAATATGTTGATGCTTTTATTGACACTGCAACCGTTGGGTCCTGTAACAATTAAGGTATAGCTTCCAGAATCCGAAGCGATGATATTCGATTGGTTAAAAATGGTATCAACAGGTGTAATCCATTTAAATTGAGCTCCCATGGTATTGCTTCCACCATTAATTTGGATGCTTGGCTTGCTACAGGTAATGGTGTCATTAGTTGAAATATAAAGATCCGGAACATCAGAAGATTTGACAACAAAAATAGAATCTAATCCCATGCAGCCAGTTCCTGTTGTGACTTGGACCACATACCATCCTTGATCTACCACAAATGGTTGTCTTGAATTTGAGTTAAATCCATTTGGACCGGTCCAAAAAATCGTAGCACTGGTATCGGTCACCAATTTTAATTGTACTGATTGAATTGCACATGTTAAAGTGTCAGCACGAATGGCTATCGCTAGTGAAGTTTGTAAATCTTTCACGTAGAATGAGTCGATTTCCTGGCACCCAAAACTATCAAGTGTAGTTAAATAATACCAACCAGTATCTCTAACAATTGCTTTTATAGAAGAATCTTTCTTAAATCCTAAGGGTCCTTTCCAGGAATAAATTGGTTTTAATCCAATTGATTCTGCCTTTAAAATGGCTGAATCTTTATTACACGTAATGCTGTCTCCAATAATTTCAGCCTCAATAAAACTTCGATTGTCTTTAAGATCTACTTTTGCAGTGGATTCGCATCCATAGGAATCTGTAACTTTTACTGTGTATTCGCCTGCTTCAGTTAAATTATAAATATTGGCACGTGTATTATAGTAACCATTAGGTCCATTCCATTCAAATTGAGGTGAACTGGATTTGCTGCTGGCTTCCAAACTTCCGGTTGGGTTTTTGCAATCGATATTGACAGCTTTTATTTTAATATCAGGGGGTGTGGTGCTGCCATTTACCATAACCATAACTTCCTTTTCACACCCATACAATCCGGTTATTTTTAAAGTATATGTACCGGGAGTATCAATTACCGGCGTGAGGGTTTTAGCTCCACTTACGATGTGACCATTTTTTGTTGACCAATCATAACTAATTCCTGGACCGGTAGAAGATCCTGAAGCATCTATAGTTAAGGGTCTATTCGTACAATTGATATCATCAACAGGATTCACATCTGCAATCAAATCATAAACTGTTACAGTAACTTCATCTTTTTCTTCACAACATTCTTTTGCAGTAATGTCGTCAATAGCGCACATGCTGGCAGCTCCCGTTCCACCATAATTAGCTAAACAGATATTTGCAGAAGTAGCATTCCCTGAGTTCCATATGAAACTAGCATCCGCTTCAACACAAGTACCGCTAATAGCATCTATGCTTCCTACAAAACTTCCGTTTACTAATAATCCGATAGTGGGAGGTGGGCCAAAAATATAAGGGATTCCAAATACTTTATATTCAATTTTATAATCTGTATTTTTACTAACATTAATTTGTTGACACCAAATCATGACATTTGATGAAGTTGGAGTAATCGCCATTGTAAAGCTTCCAATATTCGGATTACATCCAAATGCTTGTGCAATTTGTGGAACTGACATGATCATATAGCCACCAGTAGATCCGATCAAATTTGGTATGGTGTTATACTGAGTATATTGACTGGTTGATGGATTTATAGAACCTGTTTCAAATCCACCATTTGCAATTAAATTTCCAGACATGGCTCTTGCTGTCAAAGTATACGTTGTAGTCATGCTGGGGTTTGCAACAGGATTAAGTGCATTTGGATTACTCAATCCATCCGGAGGTTCCCAACTGTAATTTGTTGAATTACTAACCATTCCAGATAAATTTTTTCCTTGACCTACACAAATCGTGATATCGGGACCAGCATTCACGGTAATCCCACAGGAATTGGGCATTGCATAGTGATGCTGAGAATTGTTTTGGGCCTGACTACTGATCATGCACGGAATAAGCAAGCACAATAAATTAATAATTCCTCTTGTTTCTTTCATCTAATTAATGTTACATCTCCTTTTACGACCCATTTTAGTCCGTTTATTAATTCTACTTCTCCCCAATAAACATATACACCGGGGTTGCATTTTTCACCCTGATAATTTCCGTTCCAACCATGAATTAAATCATTTGGTTGGAATTCTTTTGATTCAAAAACCCGATTGCCCCAACGATCGAATACCTGGAATATATTTATTTTAGTTACTTCTGCTTTTGATCCAAATATGGTCAACCAATCATTGATATTATCTCCATTTGGACTAAATACATTTGGCACCCAAACTTTTGGTATTTCCACTAAAATGTGGATTCGTTGAGTGGACTCACAACCATTGGTATCTATGACTGTAACAGTATAAAAACGGCTAACCCATGGACTGGCAAACGGATCTTCGCAATTAGAGCAGCTTAAATCATCCGTTGGGTTCCAGCTAATTGAATTTATTAATCCTCTGTCTGATAGGATGTCCAAATCCAGTTTTGTTGAATCTCCTAAGCTAATTGTAATTTCAGGTTGTAGATTTGTTTCAATGTAAGGTAACTCAATAATATCAAAATCTTTTTGAAATTCACAGTTTTGATTATCAAGTACAAATAATGTATAATGCCCAGCGGTCAATTGATTCAAATTGGGATTACCGGAATAAGTTTTTTTGAAATCAATTGAATATCTCAGACCTGAATGTCCGCCAATTACTTTGGCAATTTGTGCTGAGCCAATTTTATTGCCACAAGTGGGGTTAGTAGCTTGGATGAGCACATCAGTGATTATTAAACTATCAGCAAGAACGGTTTGTGTTTTTTGTGTACGACATCCATTTAAAGGATTTACAATTTCTGAATGGTAGTCCCCGGGTTTTTTAGTTTTATAGACTAACTGATTCGTTAATAAATTGCCTTGAGAATCTTTCCAACTGAAAATGCCAGAATTTACATTGGTAGTTGCAATCAAATTAGCTTCTGTATGAATACAATCAATTGTATCCGATTGTGTTATTAATTCAGGATGGATGGTATCTATGGATACAGATACTTGAGCAGTTTGAGTGCAAAAGTTTTTCCCTGTTATATTGATTGTGTATTTTCCAGGAATCGCAATATTTATTTGACTGGAATTTGATTTAAAATTTCCAGGACCCGTCCAATCATACAATAATCCAGTTGTTTGAGACATTGCCTGGATTTGTGCAAGTTGTTTAATACAATTCAGGGTATCATCTTGTACTTTAAGATCTGGAGCAATCGTATCAACAGGTATAAAAATGGTTTGAGAATTTGTACAATAATTAGGTGCTGTTACATTAAAACTATAAGTACCTCCTTCCCTTGTTTTAATAGAATTTAAGTTTACAGTTTGATTGTTGCTCAGTGTCCAGGATCCAACCAATTGATTTGGTAAAACTAAAGCAATCAAATCAACTTCTCGTTTCAAACAATTTATTGAATCAAATTGTAATTGTAGTCTGGGTTTAATAGTGTCCATTAAAATACTCAAGCTATCAAGCGCAGTGCAATAATTTGTCCCTGTAAGTTTGAGTGTATAATTTCCGGCAGAGTTAATAACGGGATTTTGCAAAGATGATGTAAATCCACCAGGTCCACTCCAAGCATAAGATTGTACTGAATCTTTTGTGCTAAATCGAAGGCTGGTTTGCGTTTTTAAGCAATTTAATGTATCTGAATAAACAACAAATTGAGGTGAAAGGGTATCCTGTGGCACAATGACTTGCAAAATAGTGAAGCAATTTTCCGGTGTGGATACCTTAATTGAATAAATACCTCCTTTTGTTACAGAGATATTTGTTGAAGATGAAATAAAACTTCCAAATTCATCGGTCCAGCTATAGTTTAGGCTATCCCTTGTGGAGCTGGCTGATAAATTGCCAATACGTTTTAAGCAATTGAGTGTATCCGTAGTTGTCTGGAGATCTGGTTTGCGAATGTCTTGTAAAATTGTCAGGATTGCACTGTCGCTACAACCATTTTTACTTTGAGATTTTAATATATAACTTCCCGGCTCTTTTATATAAGGATTTAATTGGTTAGATAAAAATCCATTCGGACCAATCCATTGAATAGATGCATTTGGATCAGAACTACTTGCTTTTAATTTGATGCTATCCTTACTGCAAGTAAGGGTATCATTAGTTAATAGTAAAACCGGTTTTGTAATATCTTCAAAAATTTGAAGCAGTAAACTTGATTGGCACCCATTGGATTTCCTGGCGGTCACTTGATAATCACCCGGAGAATTGATTAACGGGCTTTTTAATGTACTCGTAAATCCTGTG from Saprospiraceae bacterium includes:
- a CDS encoding gliding motility-associated C-terminal domain-containing protein; this encodes MKETRGIINLLCLLIPCMISSQAQNNSQHHYAMPNSCGITVNAGPDITICVGQGKNLSGMVSNSTNYSWEPPDGLSNPNALNPVANPSMTTTYTLTARAMSGNLIANGGFETGSINPSTSQYTQYNTIPNLIGSTGGYMIMSVPQIAQAFGCNPNIGSFTMAITPTSSNVMIWCQQINVSKNTDYKIEYKVFGIPYIFGPPPTIGLLVNGSFVGSIDAISGTCVEADASFIWNSGNATSANICLANYGGTGAASMCAIDDITAKECCEEKDEVTVTVYDLIADVNPVDDINCTNRPLTIDASGSSTGPGISYDWSTKNGHIVSGAKTLTPVIDTPGTYTLKITGLYGCEKEVMVMVNGSTTPPDIKIKAVNIDCKNPTGSLEASSKSSSPQFEWNGPNGYYNTRANIYNLTEAGEYTVKVTDSYGCESTAKVDLKDNRSFIEAEIIGDSITCNKDSAILKAESIGLKPIYSWKGPLGFKKDSSIKAIVRDTGWYYLTTLDSFGCQEIDSFYVKDLQTSLAIAIRADTLTCAIQSVQLKLVTDTSATIFWTGPNGFNSNSRQPFVVDQGWYVVQVTTGTGCMGLDSIFVVKSSDVPDLYISTNDTITCSKPSIQINGGSNTMGAQFKWITPVDTIFNQSNIIASDSGSYTLIVTGPNGCSVNKSINIFKDVSIPSLSGFPDTLTCTKDSLILKLTSSTVETISWTGPNGFVSQQLNPVVTEKGTYKLTVTGFNGCTNTIDIAIAEDKAVPSLQISGDTLNCIRTAVIPGVTVDSTITKFNWSGPSNFTSSLKYPMLTTGGNYTLQITGSNGCTQTQTLNIVEDFVKPSAQLEADTIQCKSTASIRALNSPAGLPIQWTGPNNFVSNLANPTITKSGFYVLTIIGTNGCVFTDSIFVFQKDQLPDIFASDDTLTCIKQKLMIRAGSATQGVIFEWTGPNGFTSNMARPEIQDSGLYTLKVTDPNGCESIKQIFISKFADIPALNLIASNNFISCKDSTVNLKIQTTNQPKTIIWIGPNGFSANTDSIVAIEPGTYRVVLTSDFGCVASDSVSIQDIRKLPTFTVADDSLNCKRSSINLTLNSNDTDLNFNWSGPNNFSSILKNPTIQMGGTYFVTVTNSADCKLIQMVQISIDTITPDLSLSADTITCLRNSAPVKASSSLQGFTMKWTGPNGFNYTLPQFATKIPGRYFCTITNPRSGCSNSSFIDILEDTNRIRNISTQSVSSSCNRNNGKLIINQIIGGKAPYKYSLDNGANFINDIASIDFAPGNYNLIVEDANGCQYSVAFNIIETGDVRILVSPKIELLFGSKQTLNLTILSNPNDISSILWTPSDQLSCSNCPDPEITADHDDIITVTVTDKNGCSATATIQLVVKKESKVYFPNAFSPNGDNINDYFYPIGLPSDAPINIFNIYDRWGNLVFSKENFVLNSEKDGWGGTTSGSQEKLNPGVFIYMIEIQDVDGPKIYTGDISLIQ
- a CDS encoding gliding motility-associated C-terminal domain-containing protein: MKRFLPILLFLSMLYGSKLLAQCNISVDAGPDLKVCRPGDMVMINGKVTGSIQEVFWEPPSGLSNPKSPITKATVSGPQEYILTARGLSSQNLIINGNFEAGRSGFTTDYMVGTTSCYGFGYLDCEGTYDVINDPQLGHTGFAPCKDHTSGSGMMMVLNGSAAFQNVWCEDIVVMPDMDYVFTAWITSVVAASPPVLQFSINGSPIGPNFSSSGTVCQWEKYEVIWNSGSNTNAEICILNENTATGGNDFAIDDLGFRKICEVKDTMKIEVEEIIISIEDPEIVTCDKPSIRLNAKASSTGTGWTYQWTTADGKIISGGNTLEPVIKGPGTYFLTVCSPIPNCCKTESILVSGNITPPDLQIITKDTLGCNRLSVTVNTRSTVFPLDYKWGGPNGFNSLDPFIVVTEAGKYTITITDDYNCKTIDSVTIFERSDNPKIQIQSNHINCLTDTAYLIGSSTVPGSLFEWLGPSKDTSSKSQWNVVDSGWYYLKVTSPSGCIKFDSIRILKDKQAQILKYSFDTLSCLKDSIDILVTGNRIVKSASWQNLGNYRWLDSLSIRTATAGRHSLQVESDNGCVSILNLDIPIDTATPDILLNPDTLNCSKSTLALFPQKSTSKLLLNWSGPNNFKSQADTVWVNVPGNYFLNAIAENGCQDSANVLISIDTLRPLLTGMNDTLTCIKTQLNLIISDNGTSQYSWLGPTGFTSTLKSPLINSPGDYQVTARKSNGCQSSLLLQIFEDITKPVLLLTNDTLTCSKDSIKLKASSSDPNASIQWIGPNGFLSNQLNPYIKEPGSYILKSQSKNGCSDSAILTILQDIRKPDLQTTTDTLNCLKRIGNLSASSTRDSLNYSWTDEFGSFISSSTNISVTKGGIYSIKVSTPENCFTILQVIVPQDTLSPQFVVYSDTLNCLKTQTSLRFSTKDSVQSYAWSGPGGFTSSLQNPVINSAGNYTLKLTGTNYCTALDSLSILMDTIKPRLQLQFDSINCLKREVDLIALVLPNQLVGSWTLSNNQTVNLNSIKTREGGTYSFNVTAPNYCTNSQTIFIPVDTIAPDLKVQDDTLNCIKQLAQIQAMSQTTGLLYDWTGPGNFKSNSSQINIAIPGKYTINITGKNFCTQTAQVSVSIDTIHPELITQSDTIDCIHTEANLIATTNVNSGIFSWKDSQGNLLTNQLVYKTKKPGDYHSEIVNPLNGCRTQKTQTVLADSLIITDVLIQATNPTCGNKIGSAQIAKVIGGHSGLRYSIDFKKTYSGNPNLNQLTAGHYTLFVLDNQNCEFQKDFDIIELPYIETNLQPEITISLGDSTKLDLDILSDRGLINSISWNPTDDLSCSNCEDPFASPWVSRFYTVTVIDTNGCESTQRIHILVEIPKVWVPNVFSPNGDNINDWLTIFGSKAEVTKINIFQVFDRWGNRVFESKEFQPNDLIHGWNGNYQGEKCNPGVYVYWGEVELINGLKWVVKGDVTLIR